The window GATAAAATAAGTTTGTTATCAAGACTAAATAAAGGAAGTCTGAGGTGAGGATGATGGCTAAAACATTTATGCTAAATGTGGAGAATTTAAGTTCAAATGAAGATATCGAAAAAATTAAATCTTATTTTGAAACAAATTTAGAGGGTGTGGAAAAGTTAGATATCAATCTTTCTTTAAAATTAGTTTCTGTTCATTATAATGAAGGGATTGGTTCCCCGAAATATATTTTAGATGCATTCAACCACTTAGGTTATACTGTTCGTTAAAGCGATCTTTTAACAAGTTTCACTATTTTTCATATTTTATAATGACTTATTTTTCTTAATTTAAAAGAGATTATCCACAGATAATCTCTTTTTTTATTGATCGTAAATATTTTTATCAATAAAATGCCCAAAGATTGTATCTTAAGCATTCACTTTAGTTTTTTAACATTTCTTTCATTCTTTCAAATGTTTCCATACTAATGACATGTTCAATGCGGCAAGCATCTTTATCCGCTAATTGTTCATCGATTTGTAGCGTTTGAATTAAAAATTGTTTAATGAGACAATGACGTTCATAAATAGCCGTTGCTTGATTATGACCCATTTCAGTCAATTCAATTTGACCATTTTTTTCAATCGTAATCAATC of the Turicibacter sp. TJ11 genome contains:
- a CDS encoding heavy-metal-associated domain-containing protein; amino-acid sequence: MAKTFMLNVENLSSNEDIEKIKSYFETNLEGVEKLDINLSLKLVSVHYNEGIGSPKYILDAFNHLGYTVR
- a CDS encoding metal-dependent transcriptional regulator — its product is MKLQESGENYLETILILNRKNGFVRSIDIANELNYSKPSVSRAMGILKKAGLITIEKNGQIELTEMGHNQATAIYERHCLIKQFLIQTLQIDEQLADKDACRIEHVISMETFERMKEMLKN